A genomic window from Chrysoperla carnea chromosome 3, inChrCarn1.1, whole genome shotgun sequence includes:
- the LOC123296508 gene encoding uncharacterized protein K02A2.6-like: MPTTRRGADTAGTPQPLPGGQGGNQPGPSPTRDDLFTTPSAASAINIAAISTQVAATSHILNTSANQMTVMQDQILQQNSQINGYSKYAFAYPCKKQTTDTAISMMQKIFLQNGYATVVVSDNGPAFSSVKWKTFLFNNGIRASYCSSYTPSSNKSECLNKQIKYNLGCILKEYSIQHKNWSKFLNFVIFNYNNSFKNTINTTPAEVYFGRKLITPFIIINELTNLVTSSVKPSQQQINDALKLAHQQRLNRTLNRPSVSKYRIGQLVMVKNLAPNINKNKSAKFTAKYNGPYKIQKFTSPTSVRLKPTNSNKSTFGMSIYNLRPYYK, from the exons ATGCCAACGACAAGAAGAGGTGCTGATACTGCTGGCACTCCGCAACCTTTACCAGGTGGTCAAGGTGGTAATCAACCAGGTCCTTCACCAACACGGGATGACTTGTTCACAACACCAAGTGCTGCGTCAGCAATCAACATAGCAGCAATTTCGACTCAAGTGGCGGCTACATCGCACATACTGAATACTTCGGCAAACCAAATGACAGTGATGCAAGACCAAATTCTTCAACAAAATTCACAGATAA ATGGGTACAGTAAATACGCTTTTGCATATCCGTGCAAGAAACAGACGACGGATACGGCTATTTCGATGATGCAGAAGATATTTCTACAAAATGGATACGCAACGGTGGTGGTATCTGACAACGGTCCTGCGTTTTCGTCTGTGAAATGGAAGACCTTCCTATTCAACAATGGAATCAGAGCGTCCTATTGTTCGAGTTATACGCCATCATCCAACAAAAGCGAATGTCTTAATAAGCAAATTAAGTACAACCTGGGGTGCATTCTTAAAGAGTATTCGATTCAACACAAAAATTGGTCGAAATTTCTCAACTTTGTAATATTTAACTACAACAATTCATTTAAGAATACTATAAACACTACACCAGCAGAAGTTTATTTCGGAAGAAAATTAATAACGCCATTTATTATCATCAACGAGCTAACAAATTTAGTCACAAGCTCTGTTAAACCGTCGCAACAGCAAATTAACGATGCATTAAAACTCGCCCATCAACAACGTCTTAACAGAACTTTGAACAGACCATCAGTTTCAAAGTACAGAATTGGACAATTGGTGATGGTTAAAAATTTGGCGCCGaacatcaacaaaaataaatcagcCAAATTTACAGCGAAATACAACGGACCGTATAAGATACAGAAATTCACATCTCCAACATCGGTTAGATTAAAACCCACTAACAGCAATAAGTCAACTTTTGGAATGTCAATCTACAATCTTCGGCCATATTATAAATGA